The Agreia sp. COWG nucleotide sequence GCTGCACGATCACGATTCCGGCGATCGTGTTCATGAGGTGGAGGCCGTAGAACAGGGAGGCCATCGAGACGAACAGGCCCATCTTGGGAAACGCGTTCGTGGCGAACAGGCCCACCAAGAAGATGCGCCGGCCCGGAAACTCGAAGCGCGAGAAGGCGTAGGCCGCGGGCAGGCACACGACGGCCGAGACCAGCACGGTGAGCGGCGCGAAGTACAGCGAGTTGCGCACCGCGGCGCCCAGCTCGGCGTCTTCGAACACCACCGACCACCAGTGCAGCGTGAGCCCGGCCGGAAGAAGGCTGGGGTAGTCCCACGACGTGGCGAAGGCGTGTACCGCCAGCCAGAGCAGCGGGCCGAGGATGAACACCGCCACCACGGCGCAGAGCGCACCCGTGACGACGCCGCGGGAGAGGAAGCCTATGCGCATCAGACCCGACCTTCTTTCTTTGCCGATCGAAAGTTCGCCCACACGTAGAAGAACGCGATTCCGGATGCGAGTACGAAGACCACGACGGCCATCACGATCGCCTGCTGCGGGTGGTTGAACGCCTGGAAGTACTTGGAGATGTCGACGCCCAGCATGCTCGGCGCGTTCGGGCCGGTGAAGTAGGGAACGGTGAACGAACCGAGCACTCCGATGGCGGTGAACGTGGTGGCGATCACGAGGGGGATCGCGCTCAGGGGAACGAGAACCCGCGTAATGATCGCGAACGACGAGGCACCGGCATCCCGGGCCGCCTCGATCATGGCGTCGGGAATCGACTGCACGCCCGAGGTGGCCATGAGGGTGGCGAACGGCAGGCTGGTCCACACCGAGCCGATGACCACGGCCACGGTCGTGTAGCCCCAGGTCGGCCCGGTTAGGCCGACCAGCGCGAAGACCGTGCGAATGAATCCGTCACCGGAGTAAAAGGTCAGGATGGCCCACGACGCGATCACGACGGGGATGAAGAGGGGCACCACCGCGAGCCCTGCGAAGATGCTGGCGAGTCGGCCGCCGCGCAGGCGCAGGTTGAGCGCGATTCCGAGCGCCAACGCGAGCACGATCGCGGTGGACACGACGGTCACGCCGACCGTCACGCCGAGGTCGCGGGCGAAGCGGGGGTCGGTGAAGACGTCGACGTAGGCCTGGGCTGTTCCCCACCAGCTGGTCGCCTCGCGGGTGTTGAGTCCGATCGATGCGATCGTCGAGTTGAGGCCGCCGGTGTGGCCGAGGCTGAAGCCCACGGCCAGCACGACGGGGACGCCCACGAAGAGGGCGAGCAGCACTACCGGTGGCAGGGCCATGGCGAGGCCGATACCCGAGCGGCGGGCCTCAGAGGAGACCCGCCGCGGAGTACCGACCGGGGCGCGACGCCCCGATCGGATGGCCGTCACTGTCCGGGAACCTTCGCGTCCCACAGGTTGTTCATGTCAGATGCCATCTGGCTGTAGTACGTCGGGCGCAGTGCCGACGGGTCGGCGGCCGCGAACTTGTCCTTCAGATCGGCGGGAACGTTGTCGAGCGAGATCACCGGGTAGCCGGCGATCGTGGTGGCGATCAGTGCCTGGCCCTCGGGAGAGAGCACGTAGTCGGCCAGCTTCTGTGCAACGTCTTTGTGGGAGGCGGTCTTGGGAATGCCGAGGAACGAGGCGCTTCCGGTGAACGACGGGTTCGAGATCTGCGCGTACTTGATATTCGCGGGCAGCGTTCCGGTCTTCTGCGCCGTGATGACCTGGTCGCTCCAGACCGGGGCCATCTCGATGGCGCCCGTGCCGAGCAGCTCGAGAACCTGGTTGTTGCCGTTGGGGTAGACGCCCTGCTGGTACATCGAGGAGCCGAGGCTCTTCAGCTCGTCGAAGCCCTTGTCCCACTCGCCCTCGAGAGACTGGTCGTAGCTCGTGGTCATGGTGGTGCGCGAGGCATCGGAGACGTACTTGTCGAGCACGGTGGTCACGAAGGCCGCGCCCGATCCGCCGGTGGAGGGGGAGTTGTAGGTGAACTGGCCGGGGTTGGCGGTGATCCACTTCAGCAGCTCGTCGAGCGTGGTGGGCGGGGTGGTCACCTTGGTGCTGTCGTAGGCCAAGAGCACGGAGGAGGCGCGGTAGGGGATCCCGAAGCCGGCGCCGGCCTTGACCGTGGTGTCGGGCACCGTGGCGAGGTTCGGGATGGTGTCTGCCGAGACGCCCTCGAGCAGGCCGGCCTTGCCGGCGGCCTGGATGAAGCCCGAGTCGACGAGGTCGAAGCCGGGGTCGTCTCCGGCCTTCACCGAGCTGGTCAGCTTGGCGAGGGTCTGCGCGTCGTGCTCGCCGTGCAGGTCGAGCGTGGTCGTGACGGAGGCGCCGGGGTTCGCCTTCTCGAAGGCGGGGATGATGGCGTCCGTCCAGAGGCTCTGCACATTGGTGTCGCCTGAGATGAACACGGTGGCGGTGCCCTTGGCATCGGTGACGGCGTGGGAGGTGGCGGCGACGTCGGTGCT carries:
- a CDS encoding ABC transporter permease, whose translation is MRIGFLSRGVVTGALCAVVAVFILGPLLWLAVHAFATSWDYPSLLPAGLTLHWWSVVFEDAELGAAVRNSLYFAPLTVLVSAVVCLPAAYAFSRFEFPGRRIFLVGLFATNAFPKMGLFVSMASLFYGLHLMNTIAGIVIVQLVGTVVFMTWIPAAAFSSVPRALEEAARDAGAGRIRTFVRVTLPLALPGILVAILMSFLAAFDEAQGTYLVGAPTYMTMPTEMYSLVLNYPKQVAAVFAILLSIPSVALLLFARRYIMGGRLAEGFQIR
- a CDS encoding ABC transporter permease, which gives rise to MTAIRSGRRAPVGTPRRVSSEARRSGIGLAMALPPVVLLALFVGVPVVLAVGFSLGHTGGLNSTIASIGLNTREATSWWGTAQAYVDVFTDPRFARDLGVTVGVTVVSTAIVLALALGIALNLRLRGGRLASIFAGLAVVPLFIPVVIASWAILTFYSGDGFIRTVFALVGLTGPTWGYTTVAVVIGSVWTSLPFATLMATSGVQSIPDAMIEAARDAGASSFAIITRVLVPLSAIPLVIATTFTAIGVLGSFTVPYFTGPNAPSMLGVDISKYFQAFNHPQQAIVMAVVVFVLASGIAFFYVWANFRSAKKEGRV
- a CDS encoding extracellular solute-binding protein produces the protein MIPRRSLLTLSAAAAVALALAGCAPTASTDVAATSHAVTDAKGTATVFISGDTNVQSLWTDAIIPAFEKANPGASVTTTLDLHGEHDAQTLAKLTSSVKAGDDPGFDLVDSGFIQAAGKAGLLEGVSADTIPNLATVPDTTVKAGAGFGIPYRASSVLLAYDSTKVTTPPTTLDELLKWITANPGQFTYNSPSTGGSGAAFVTTVLDKYVSDASRTTMTTSYDQSLEGEWDKGFDELKSLGSSMYQQGVYPNGNNQVLELLGTGAIEMAPVWSDQVITAQKTGTLPANIKYAQISNPSFTGSASFLGIPKTASHKDVAQKLADYVLSPEGQALIATTIAGYPVISLDNVPADLKDKFAAADPSALRPTYYSQMASDMNNLWDAKVPGQ